The Sinorhizobium fredii genome contains the following window.
AAAAAGGCTCGTCGAGCAGCAGGAAGTGCGGAGCCGAGACGAGCACCCGCTGCAGCGCCACCCGCGCCTTCTGACCGCCGGAGAGCGTTTCCGGGTCGCGGTCGAAGAAGCCGGCGAGCCCGACCTCGGCGAGCGCCCCCTCCGCAAGCGCGCGGCGTGTCGCGCGTCCCCGGACGGACGGCGGAATGGCAAACAGGATGTTGCCTCCGACGGAGAGATGCGGGAACAGCAGCGGATCCTGGAACAGGATGCCGGCGTGGCGCCGGTTGGCGGCAACATTGGTCAGGTCTTCCTTGCCGATCAGCAGCTGCCCGCTGGCCTTGAACGCCGGATCGAGGAAGCCGCCGGCAAAGGCGAGCAACGCTGACTTTCCGGAGCCGGACGGTCCCATGATCGTCAGAACCTCACCCGGCATCACCGTCGCCGAGACCGCAAGCAGCGTCCGGTCCGCCAGCCGGATCGTCACGTCTGACAGCGTCAGGGGTCTAGTCTCGGCGATTTCCAGCATTCACGTCCTCATGGCCTGGCGGTTGCGGAATAGCAACTGGGGGCCGAGCGAGGCAACGAGAAATGCAAGAAAGGGCAGGGATGCCTGGACGAGCGCATAGACGCCGATCACCCGCCGGTCGCCGCCGGAGGAAAGCGCCACCGCCTCGGTGGCAATCGTCGTCAGCCGCCCCGCGCCGATCAGCAGCGTCGGAAGATAGAGGCTGACGGACACCGAAAAGCCGACGGCAAAGGCGGTGAGGCATGCGCGAAACAGGAGCGGCAGGCGGACGGTCAGCAGCGTTCGCAGCGCGGACTTGCCGAAGCCGGCCGCGACCCTTTCGAAGCGCGGATCGAGCTCGCGCCAGGGGGCGGAGAGCGACAGCAGCACGTAAGGCAAGGCGAACAGGAAGTGGACTGCCAGAACACTCCAAAACG
Protein-coding sequences here:
- a CDS encoding ATP-binding cassette domain-containing protein, with translation MLEIAETRPLTLSDVTIRLADRTLLAVSATVMPGEVLTIMGPSGSGKSALLAFAGGFLDPAFKASGQLLIGKEDLTNVAANRRHAGILFQDPLLFPHLSVGGNILFAIPPSVRGRATRRALAEGALAEVGLAGFFDRDPETLSGGQKARVALQRVLVSAPHFLLLDEPFSKLDAALRQQMRELVFSRARAAGLPALLVTHDRADAEAAGGTVVEIGGEAKP